A genome region from Euphorbia lathyris chromosome 4, ddEupLath1.1, whole genome shotgun sequence includes the following:
- the LOC136226707 gene encoding uncharacterized protein isoform X2: protein MKTKLTMATACLILFCLSILTHSVADQGFDVRQHLSTVTRYGAAKDVGFDNFEPSDNPQGCTPIHLNLVARHGTRSPTQKRMRELDRLASHLEELVRASEEQKKSLEKVPKWIQGWKSPWRGKLKGGQLISKGEEELYNLGIRTRERFPDLFKEEYHPDVYAIRATQVPRASASAVAFGMGLFSGNGSLGPGNHRAFAVVSESRASDIMLRFYDCCQNYKTYRENQEPAVSKLKEPVFDEITAALVSRYGLNFTRQDTSSLWFLCKQEASLLDITDQACGLFMSSEVALLEWADDLEVFLLKGYGKSINYRMGVPLLRDIFQSMEEVIEAQGKQAPGSYEKARLRFAHAETVVPFTCLLGLFLEGSEFQKIQKEQPLQLPSRPPKSRNWWGSLVAPFAGNNMLVLHSCPSNASSKYYVQVLHNERPVPMPGCGYSDMCPFEVFKQKIVSPHLKHDYNTICAVEAKQQQKPETTKGSSSF, encoded by the exons ATGAAAACGAAGTTAACCATGGCTACCGCTTGTTTGATCCTCTTCTGTTTATCAATTCTCACGCATTCTGTCGCCGATCAAGGCTTCGATGTCCGCCAGCATCTCTCCACCGTAACAag ATACGGGGCTGCGAAGGATGTGGGGTTCGATAACTTTGAACCGTCCGATAATCCTCAGGGATGCACTCCTATCCACTTAAACCTTGTG GCAAGACATGGAACTCGTTCGCCTACTCAGAAACGGATGAGAGAGTTAGACCGATTGGCATCTCATTTGGAAGAACTTGTAAGAGCTTCTGAAGAACAGAAGAAGTCTTTGGAAAAAGTTCCTAAATGGATACAGGGTTGGAAATCTCCTTGGAGAGGGAAATTAAAAGGTGGGCAATTAATCAGcaaaggagaagaagaattATATAATCTTGGAATCAGGACAAGAGAAAGATTTCCGGATTTGTTCAAGGAGGAATATCACCCTGATGTTTACGCAATTAGGGCTACTCAG GTTCCCCGGGCATCAGCTAGTGCTGTGGCATTTGGCATGGGGCTGTTTAGTGGGAATGGAAGTCTTGGACCAGGGAATCATAGAGCTTTTGCTGTTGTCAGTGAAAGCCGTGCAAGTGATATAATGCTGAGGTTTTATGATTGTTGTCAAAACTACAAG ACTTACAGAGAAAACCAAGAACCAGCTGTTAGTAAGCTTAAGGAACCTGTATTCGATGAAATTACAGCTGCATTGGTGAGCCGTTATGGACTTAATTTTACCAGACAGGATACTTCTTCTCTCTGGTTTCTCTGTAAACAG GAAGCATCTTTGTTGGATATAACAGATCAAGCTTGTGGTCTTTTTATGTCTTCTGAG GTGGCTTTGCTGGAGTGGGCAGATGACTTGGAGGTGTTTTTATTGAAGGGTTATGGTAAATCAATTAACTATAGGATGGGAGTACCTCTTCTTCGAGATATTTTTCAATCTATGGAGGAAGTTATTGAGGCACAAG GAAAGCAGGCTCCAGGAAGTTACGAAAAGGCAAGACTACGGTTCGCACATGCTGAAACCGTGGTTCCTTTTACATGTCTGCTGGGTCTTTTCCTTGAAGGATCTG AATTCCAGAAAATACAAAAGGAACAACCACTGCAACTTCCTTCTAGACCTCCCAAGAGTAGAAACTGGTGGGGCAGCCTTGTGGCTCCTTTTGCTGGCAACAACATGCTCGTACTGCACAGTTGTCCATCAAACGCTTCAAGCAAGTATTATGTTCAAGTACTCCATAATGAGCGCCCCGTTCCGATGCCG ggCTGCGGTTATTCTGATATGTGTCCATTTGAAGTGTTTAAG
- the LOC136227391 gene encoding ferritin-1, chloroplastic-like encodes MLLKASPALSLLNSRGENLSPLVSNTLSPSIFRGKTGNGFLVYASKSANSKPLTGVIFEPFEEVKKELSLVPNVPQVSLARQKYNDDSEAAINEQINVEYNVSYVYHAMFAYFDRDNVALKGLAKFFKESSVEEREHAEKLMEYQNKRGGKVKLQSIVMPLTEFDHAEKGDALYAMELALSLEKLTNEKLLHLHHVAEKNHDVHMADFVESEFLGEQVEAIKKISEYVAQLRRLGKGHGVWHFDQMLLNEEAAVA; translated from the exons ATGTTACTCAAGGCTTCTCCGGCTCTCTCTCTACTGAATTCTCGCGGGGAAAACCTGAGTCCTCTGGTTTCTAATACTCTTTCTCCTTCGATTTTCCGGGGAAAAACTGGAAATGGATTTCTTGTTTATGCATCCAAGAGTGCGAATAGCAAGCCATTGACTGGTGTCATTTTTGAGCCTTTTGAAGAGGTCAAGAAGGAGCTCAGTTTGGTCCCTAATGTCCCTCAAGTTTCTCTTGCTCGACAGAAATATAATGACGACTCTGAGGCCGCCATTAATGAACAGATCAA CGTGGAATACAACGTCTCATACGTATACCATGCGATGTTTGCTTACTTCGACAGAGACAACGTTGCTCTCAAGGGTCTTGCGAA GTTTTTCAAGGAATCAAGCGTCGAAGAAAGAGAGCATGCTGAGAAATTAATGGAATACCAG AACAAACGTGGTGGAAAAGTGAAGCTGCAGTCTATAGTGATGCCTTTGACAGAATTTGATCATGCTGAGAAAGGAGATGCGCTGTATG CAATGGAACTTGCTTTGTCTCTGGAAAAATTGACAAATGAGAAGCTCTTGCACCTTCACCAT GTGGCTGAGAAGAACCACGATGTTCATATGGCAGATTTCGTTGAGAGCGAGTTTCTGGGAGAACAG GTGGAAGCCATCAAAAAGATTTCTGAATACGTTGCTCAGCTGAGACGTTTGGGTAAAGGACATG GAGTATGGCACTTTGACCAGATGCTTCTCAATGAGGAGGCAGCTGTCGCATGA